From Antennarius striatus isolate MH-2024 chromosome 14, ASM4005453v1, whole genome shotgun sequence, the proteins below share one genomic window:
- the sall3b gene encoding sal-like protein 3b yields MSRRKQAKPQHLRSEVDATRSGRIGSDGIVESMEREETTAGGRSPEETHVCDKCCAEFFTWTELSEHQKVCTEDPLVLIVKDNEGMPFSEESPVRPSPVPSVVSSDLTAAESTDAGFELGEMLVTDNDSLDNVEEGAERDEAMELEQCPKEKYISSSSPHPPDSNRSCAPHVSADIYSMPNTNVTLEILHSTRVAVAQFSQGISNCGIGGKAASAAIPVILDHLLALQKQQVHQLQLIEQICSQVAVMNKQPVQTALNPVSRSLSRTPNPFPSQVIMPPSVLPLSGTMPSTINGQAAVSLSSGLRKSQSPPSQTICGQSPFRDLTHTSASSENPTPCLSSCSSHEPLCNETGATLLPRYTSSHTSSMSCSPSPLSLGQNCLLSSSSSLPFLPQSPPSSVIFPNPLASIAATANALDPLAALMKHRKGKLPHASLFETKPSPEEPFFKHKCRFCAKVFGSDSALQIHLRSHTGERPFKCNICGNRFSTKGNLKVHFQRHKEKYPHVQMNPYPVPEYLDNVPTSSGIPYGMSVPPEKPVSSWLDSKPVVANLPATIGLPLSSSNSSVGGSNDPVSVTPSVKSSYHLAPFDCVPLSPDHRGGEVHISPVSESPHSNLETVALNKTEELHMPQNCSLRLRVTEASSSTIQTLTTTPEPITSASPVSNSSPLLLNSDETTFPTGDLLDSMQTSETSKLQQLVENIDKKITDPNQCILCHRVLSCQSALKMHYRIHTGERPYKCKVCGRAFTTKGNLKAHIGVHRENPPVQVEHSCPICQKKFTNAVVLQQHIRLHMVGQIPDPILVDGLQEMDSQMSVNERNVDSLSSNSNELTDDISMEDDNEEEEVENLAKPIIFARYSPPKSSAVVSSMAALENQMMSDSIVSLTHSSDVKPLTNGFNDSMQLNSKSCLSEKIVENCSTNNPDESESSSSSCVPASPVQSNSEAMVEKPAVDNIRPQEPLAASVKREQPDSPISASVAQELRGMQADKLCVKEETPYVPFQLIPERGPNIPSLATSTLSSLIKTEAKGHNQANNPSEVQHPAFIPQAYASIGSSGMTSLPGPVPPRRTPKQHNCNVCGKNFSSASALQIHERTHTGEKPFVCTICGRAFTTKGNLKVHMGTHMWNNAPARRGRRLSVENPMALLGGEAVKFGEMFQKDLTARAMNVDPGFWNRYATAIASSLATKNNEISVIQNRGISQLHPLAVGMDRLTTTGNPITSRTKTGMDLGNNRHFSMLIDDSKEIGIN; encoded by the exons ATGTCCCGCCGCAAGCAAGCCAAACCGCAGCacctgaggtcagaggtggaTGCGACGCGGAGCGGACGCATCGGCAGCGATG GCATTGTGGAGAgcatggagagagaggagaccaCGGCAGGCGGCCGCAGCCCGGAGGAAACACATGTCTGTGACAAATGTTGTGCTGAGTTCTTCACTTGGACTGAACTGAGTGAACATCAGAAGGTCTGCACCGAGGATCCCTTGGTGCTGATTGTGAAGGACAATGAGGGGATGCCTTTTTCTGAAGAATCTCCTGTCAGACCTTCTCCGGTTCCTAGCGTGGTGTCCAGTGATCTGACGGCAGCGGAGTCCACGGACGCTGGCTTTGAACTGGGAGAGATGCTGGTGACTGACAACGACAGCCTGGATAACGTAGAAGAAGGCGCTGAGCGAGATGAAGCCATGGAGCTTGAGCAATGTCCAAAAGAGAAATACATCTCATCCTCCAGTCCTCATCCTCCAGATTCAAACAGGTCCTGTGCCCCCCATGTGTCAGCTGATATCTACAGCATGCCAAATACGAATGTGACGCTAGAGATCCTTCACAGTACCAGGGTGGCTGTTGCCCAGTTCTCCCAGGGCATCAGTAACTGCGGTATTGGAGGGAAGGCGGCTTCGGCGGCCATCCCTGTGATCCTGGATCACCTGCTAGCACTGCAGAAGCAACAGGTCCACCAACTGCAGCTGATCGAACAGATCTGCAGCCAGGTAGCCGTCATGAACAAACAACCAGTACAGACGGCGTTAAATCCAGTCTCTAGATCCCTGTCCCGGACGCCTAACCCTTTCCCGTCTCAAGTCATCATGCCGCCTTCTGTTTTGCCGCTGTCGGGGACTATGCCCTCAACTATCAATGGACAGGCGGCCGTTTCTTTGTCCTCTGGACTCAGAAAGTCACAAAGTCCCCCCTCACAGACTATATGTGGGCAGTCTCCATTTAGAGATTTAACACATACCTCAGCTTCTTCAGAGAATCCAACCCCTTGTCTTTCCAGCTGCAGCAGCCATGAGCCTCTGTGTAACGAGACAGGAGCCACGTTGCTGCCGCGTTACACAAGCTCACACACCAGCAGCATGAGCTGTTCCCCTAGCCCGCTGTCCCTGGGGCAGAATTGCCTCCTCAGCTCATCCTCCAGCTTGCCATTTCTACCTCAGAGCCCCCCCAGCAGCGTTATTTTCCCCAATCCTTTGGCTAGCATCGCTGCCACCGCTAATGCACTTGACCCTCTCGCAGCCCTGATGAAGCACAGGAAAGGGAAGCTGCCTCACGCGTCTTTGTTCGAAACCAAGCCCAGTCCAGAGGAGCCCTTCTTCAAGCATAAATGCAGGTTCTGTGCCAAAGTGTTTGGCAGCGACAGCGCTCTGCAGATACACCTGCGCTCCCATACGGGAGAGCGACCCTTCAAATGCAACATCTGCGGCAATCGCTTCTCCACAAAAGGGAACTTAAAGGTGCACTTCCAGCGACATAAAGAGAAGTACCCGCATGTTCAGATGAACCCCTACCCAGTGCCAGAATATCTAGACAATGTGCCAACAAGTTCTGGGATTCCCTATGGAATGTCAGTCCCTCCTGAAAAACCTGTGTCCTCATGGCTGGATAGCAAACCTGTTGTAGCAAACCTTCCTGCCACCATTGGTCTTCCACTTTCCTCCAGTAATTCCAGTGTCGGAGGCTCAAATGACCCTGTAAGTGTAACACCATCTGTTAAATCTTCCTACCACCTAGCTCCTTTTGATTGTGTACCTTTATCACCTGACCACAGAGGCGGTGAGGTCCACATCTCTCCTGTTTCAGAGTCTCCACACTCAAACCTTGAGACGGTAGCATTGAATAAAACAGAGGAGTTACACATGCCCCAAAATTGCTCCCTTAGACTGAGAGTAACAGAAGCATCCAGTAGTACAATTCAAACTTTGACCACCACACCTGAACCCATCACCTCTGCATCCCCTGTTTCCAACTCTTCACCCCTCTTGCTTAACTCAGATGAAACCACATTTCCAACTGGGGACCTCCTGGACTCTATGCAAACATCTGAAACCTCAaagctccagcagctggtggagaaCATTGACAAAAAGATCACAGACCCCAACCAGTGCATACTATGTCACCGTGTCCTCAGCTGTCAGAGTGCACTAAAAATGCACTATCGCATCCACACTGGGGAGAGGCCCTACAAATGTAAAGTGTGTGGCAGGGCTTTCACCACCAAAGGCAACTTGAAGGCTCACATTGGTGTTCACAGAGAAAATCCACCTGTGCAAGTGGAACATTCATGTCCCATTTGTCAGAAGAAGTTCACCAACGCTGTTGTGTTACAGCAGCACATCCGCCTGCACATGGTCGGGCAGATTCCGGACCCAATTTTGGTGGACGGGCTGCAAGAGATGGATAGCCAGATGTCTGTCAATGAAAGAAACGTTGACAGTCTGAGCAGCAATAGTAATGAACTCACTGATGATATCTCAATGGAGGAcgataatgaggaagaggaagttgaaAATCTGGCTAAACCCATAATATTTGCTCGTTATTCTCCTCCTAAGTCATCTGCAGTTGTTTCAAGTATGGCTGCTCTGGAGAACCAAATGATGTCCGACTCTATTGTAAGCCTAACGCACTCCTCGGATGTAAAACCCCTCACAAATGGTTTCAATGACAGCATGCAGCTCAACTCTAAATCCTGTTTATCTGAGAAAATAGTGGAGAACTGCAGCACAAACAACCCAGATGAGTCTGagtcctcttcttcatcatgtgTACCAGCATCTCCTGTTCAAAGCAACTCAGAGGCCATGGTGGAAAAGCCTGCAGTGGACAACATCAGGCCCCAGGAGCCTTTAGCAGCCTCAGTGAAGAGAGAACAACCCGATTCTCCAATCTCAGCATCAGTGGCCCAGGAGCTGAGAGGAATGCAGGCTGACAAGCTCTGTGTGAAAGAGGAGACTCCTTATGTGCCATTTCAACTGATCCCAGAAAGAG GTCCAAACATTCCCAGCCTGGCCACTAGCACGTTATCCAGCCTGATTAAGACTGAAGCGAAGGGTCACAATCAAGCAAACAACCCATCTGAGGTGCAGCACCCAGCATTTATCCCTCAGGCTTATGCATCAATTGGCAGCTCAGGGATGACTTCCCTCCCCGGCCCTGTTCCCCCGCGTCGAACACCGAAGCAGCACAACTGCAACGTCTGTGGGAAGAACTTCTCATCAGCCAGTGCCCTGCAGATCCACGAGCgcacacacactggagagaaaCCGTTTGTCTGCACCATCTGTGGCAGAGCGTTTACCACAAAAGGGAATCTGAAG GTGCATATGGGAACTCACATGTGGAACAATGCACCAGCCAGAAGAGGCCGGAGGCTGTCGGTAGAGAACCCAATGGCTCTGCTGGGTGGAGAAGCTGTGAAGTTTGGAGAGATGTTTCAGAAGGACTTGACAGCTCGAGCGATGAATGTAGACCCTGGCTTTTGGAACCGCTATGCGACTGCTATTGCTAGCAGCCTGGCCACGAAGAACAATGAGATCTCGGTGATTCAGAACAGAGGCATCTCCCAGCTTCACCCTCTGGCTGTAGGCATGGACAGACTTACCACCACAGGAAACCCAATAACCAGTCGAACCAAGACCGGCATGGACCTGGGGAATAATAGGCATTTTTCTATGCTGATTGATGACAGCAAAGAAATTGGAATTAATTGA